GCCAGCAGCTGCTGGGCCGCCGGCTGACGCTCTTTGTAGCACCCGCCGAGCGCAACCAGTTTGCCAGCTTCATGACCCGGCTGTGGGCCCGGCCCGGCCAGCGGCAGTCGTGCGAGCTGATGATGCAGCGCCGCGACCACACCACCTTTTTTGCCCAGCTCGAAGGGGTGGCCGCCGAGAGCCCCGACGAGCACCGGCCACCCGCCAGCTGTCGGCTGGTGGTGCTCGACGTAACCGAGCGCCGCCGCGCCGCCGATGCGCTGGCTGCCAGCGAAGCCCGCTTCCGGGCGGCCTTCGAGCAGAGCCGCGATGCCGCGCTGCTGCTCGAAGGCTTTGCCTTTGCCGATGCCAATACCATTGCCCTACGCATGCTGGGCGTGGCCAGTGCCGAGCAGCTGAAGGGCCGGCGGCTGGCCGAGTTCTGGCCCGAGCGGCAGCCCGACGGCCGCCCCTCGCTTCAGCTGCTCACCGACTGCATGAGCCATGCGCGCAGCAACGGCTGGTGCCGCCTCGAATGGATGCGCTACAACGCGGCGGGTGAGCCGGTGTGGGACGAGCTTTCCTTTACGCCGGTGCTCGTGCAGGGCCAGGCGCTGCTGTCGGTGGTGTGGCGCGACATCACGGCCCGCCAGCACAGCGAGCAGCAGCTGCGCGAAAGCGAGGCCCGCCTCCAGATGGCGCTGGCCGCCGCCAACACCGGCGTCTGGAGCTGGGAGCTGGCTACCGGGCAGCTGCAGCAGGATGCCCGCGCCCAGCAAATATTTGGGCTCAGCACCGCGCCTACTGCCCACACGCTGCCCTTTGCCCGCTTACAGGAGGCCATTTATCCGGCCGACCAGGCGGGGGTGCAGCAGGCCCTGGACCAGGCCATGCGCACGCACGCAGTATTCGACCTTGAGCACCGCCTGGTGCGGGCCGATGGCACGGTCACCTACGTGTCGGCCATGGGCCGCTTCAGCTACGATGAGCGCACCAGTCAGCCCCAGCGGCTTACCGGGCTGGTGCGCGACGTAACGAGCCGGCGCGTGGCGCAGGAAGAGCTTGACTATAAGAACCGCCTGCTGTATAACATCCTCAGCAACATGCCCGTAGTGTTCAGCCGGCTTGGCCCCGATGGGTGCTACCGCGAGCAAACCGGCCACGGGCTGCGCCGCCTGGGCCTGGCCGACAATGAGCTGGTGGGCCAGAAAGCGGCCGACCTGTTTCCGGCCACGGCGGCGCACTTCGAGCGGCTGCGCACCGGCCGGAGCGACAGCTACGTGCTGACTATCGAGCACCAGGGCCGGCCGGCCGTGCTGCAGTGCTTCGGGTTTTTTGATGAGGAAAAGCAGGAAATAGTCATCTTCGCCCTCGATATTACCGAGTCGGAGCGCCTGAAGGAAGAAGCTACCCAGCTTAAGCTGCGCCAGCAGCAGGAAGTGCTCTCGGCCATACTCACCACGCAGGAGCAGGAGCGCCGCCGCATTGCCGAAGCGTTGCACAATGGCGTGGGGCAGCTGCTTTACGCGACGCGCCTGCACCTCGATACGCTGCCGCCCTCCGAGGCCGCCCGCGCCGGCCAGCAGCTACTCAATGAGGCCATTCAGGCCACGCGCAGCATCTCGTTTGAGCTTACGCCCACCATCCTCGAAGACTTTGGCCTCGCGGCCGCCCTGCAGGAGCTGGTGGGCCGCATTCCCGGCAGCCTGGCCGTCGACCTCAACCTCAAGGGCCTGGCGCAGACGCTGCCCAGCGTGTTGGCTACCGCCATCTACCGTATTGTGCAGGAGCTGCTAAACAATGCCATGAAGCACGCCCAGGCCCAGGAGGTATTTGTGGAGGTAAGCCAGGAAGACGAGCAGATATACATCGTGGTGGAAGACGATGGAGTGGGGTTTGAGGCCGGCGGCCCGGCTTCGCTGGCGGGCATCGGGCTGGCCGGCATTCGTACGCGGGTGGGGCTGCTGGGCGGCTCGCTCACTATCAAGTCGCGGCCGGGCCGCGGCACGGGCTTCTTTCTGCAGCTGCCGGTGCCCGCCGCCTAAAGCAGCTGCGCGAAGTACGTAGGTCATATACGGAGAGTTAGCTCGCGCAAATCAGGGTTTTTCGCTTGTTTTATTGCATTAAAATGATGTAGCTTTGTAGAAGGTGCTTTATGGCCAATGGTTATAGAATATCAACTTGCTCTACTCTCTTCTACTATGAAAACAAGCGCTACGTTCACTATTCACATCAGTACATACCGGGCCACGGTGGGCCTGAGCCTGCGCGGCCGCTGCGATACGCCGGCCGCGGCCACCCAGCTTGAGCAGGCGGTTGCGGAGGTTATGAGCTACGGCCTGCCCTTTATCTGGGTCGATTGCCAGCGCCTGGCTTATCTGAGCTGGCAGGCACAGCGGGCCATTCTCAACGTCAGCCAGCAGGCGCGGGTGGCTGGCCGCACCATCTACTGGTGCGGCTTCCTGCCCGGGGTGCTCACCCAGCTGGCCGATACCGGCCTGCACCTGCTGCTTACCATGCTGCCCGCCACGGCCTACCAGGGCCCGGCCACGCTGCTCCAGGAAACCGTGCCGGCGACCCCGCACACGCACAAGTTTATGGAAGGGCAAGCGGGCAGCTGAAGCCCCTCTGCGTCGTTGTCGTTGCCCGGAGAAATCAGGCCTTCGCCTTATAGTGCACGCCGGGCAGCGCCCGCAGCCGCTCGGCGGCCTGCTCGGCCGTGATGTCGCGCTGGGCGTTGGCCAGCAGCTCGTAGCCCACCATAAACTTCTTTACCGTGGCCGAGCGCAGCAGCGGCGGCAAAAAGTGCATGTGCAGGTGCCACTCGGGGTAGTCTTTGCCATCGGTGGGCCGCTGGTGAAAGCCGGCCGAGTACGGAAAGCTGATTTCAAACAGGTTGTCGTAGCGAATGGTAAGCTGGCTCAGGATGTCGGCTAGCCCGTCGCGCTCCGGGTCGGTAAGCTGGGTAAGGTCCTGCACGGCGCGGCGTGGCAGCACCAGCGTTTCGAAGGGCCACACTGCCCAAAAAGGCACCAGCACCACCCAGGTATCATTTTCGACCACGAAGCGGGTTTTGGTTTTCTCCTCAATGGCGAGGTAATCGCTGAGCAGCGTTCGGCCGTTTTTCTCGAAATACGCTTTCTGAGTCTGGCTTTCTTTGGCGGGCAGGTCGGGCACAGTCCGCTCGCTCCAAATCTGGCCGTGCGGGTGCGGGTTTGAGCAGCCCATTACAAAGCCTTTGTTTTCAAATAGTTGCACGTAATTAATAGCCGGGTCGGCCCCGAGCGTGCGAAACTCCTCGGTCCATACGTCCACTACGCGGCGAATCTCGGCCACTGGCATCTCGGGCAGCGTCAGGTCGTGGCGGGGCGAAAAGCACAGCACGCGGCAATGCCCGGTTTCGGCCTCGGCCCGCAGCAGGCCGCCTTCGGCAAACGAGCCGGGCTCTCCCGCGGGCAGCAGCGCCGCGAAGTCGTTGTCGAACACAAACTGGTGCTCATACGCCGGGTTTACGGCGCCGCTGGTGCGGGTATTGCCGGGGCAGAGGTAGCAGGTGGGGTCGTAGGCGGGGCGTACTTCCACCTCGTTTTTTTCCTGCTGGCCCTGCCAGGGGCGCTTGGCGCGGTGCGGCGATACAAGTACCCACTCATCGAGCAGCGGGTTGTGGCGGCGGTGGGGCTGCGAGGTGAGGTCCATAGGGGTTAATAAGGTAGAATTTGGAATTAGGAAATGAAGAGTTGTCATTGCTTCGCAGGCTCGCAATGACAACCGATTTTAATCAGCTTTATCCCCTCAATTCACCCACGCCATCGGCGAGGTTTGTCACGTACGTATCCAGCTTGCGGCCTGCTTTTTCCTGGTAGCCGCTGGTCATGAAGGCGATAAACTTATCGACCTCGGTGGCGGCCACCAGGTTGAGAGTGCAGCCGCCGAAGCCACCGCCCATCATACGGGCGCCGTAGCAGCCGGGCGCGTGGTGGGCCAGCTCTTCGAGCACATCGAGCTCGGCGCAGCTCACCTGGTAGAGGTCGCGCAGGCCGGCGTGGCTGGCGTAAAGCAGCTCGCCTACCTCCGACAGCGGCTTGCCTTCCACCAAGCGGGCGGTGAGGGTTTGCACGCGCTGGTTTTCCTCCACCACGTAGCGGCAGCGCTTTTCAACTACTTCGCCCAGCTCAGCTTTGGCGGCCTCAATGTCGGGCAGGGTCGCGTCGCGCAGCGACTTGATGGCCGGCTTGTGCTTTTGCAATATCGCCACGCCCCTGGCGCATTCCTGGCGGCGGGTGTTGTACTCCGAGTCGCCGAGCGCGTGCTTTACGCCCGAGTTGCAGAGCACCAGTCGCGCGTGGGTGGTATCGAGCGGAAAATAAGCGTATTCGAGCGAGCGGCAGTCGAGCTCCACTACGTGCCCGGCGCGGCCAAACAAGCTGGCAAACTGGTCCATTAACCCGCACATTACCTTGGCGTACTCGTGCTCGGCCGTTTGCGAGAGGTGGGCCAGCGTCATGGTATCCAGGCCTAGATGCAGCAGCTGGTTCAGGCCCCAGGCGATGCCGCATTCGGCTGCGGCCGACGACGACAGGCCCGCCCCGCTCGGGATATCGCCGCCAAAGGCGCAGTCGAAGCCCGGCACCTTTACCCCGCGCTTCAGCAGCCCCGCCACTACGCCCAGCTGGTAGTTGGCCCAGTGCCCGCCGGGCAGCGGCGCAACGTCGGCCACAGCCACCTCATAGCTGGCCTCGAAATCAAGCGCCCGCAGCCGAATCCGGTCGGTGCCGGTAAGGCGCAGCGCGAAGCGGATTTCCTTATCAATGGCTGCCGGCAGTACCAGGCCATCGTTGTAGTCGGTGTGCTCCCCGATGAGGTTGATGCGGCCGGGGGCGCGCAGCACCAGGGCCGGTGCCGCGCCAAAGTGCCGCTCGAAGGCGGCGGAAAGGGTGGAGTAGTTCATAGCGCTGCAAAAGTGCGACAAAAGTGCAAGTTGCCTCACCGGCTTTACGCGCCCGCGCCCGCCACGGCCAACCTTTTCGGGCCAATCTAGTAAAGCCAGCCATAAGCCGGGCAGGTCGCCAGGCGCACTATATCTTTCACCTTGTGCTTGTTTCCATGACTACTTCCCGTCTTTCTCTGCTGTTTGTTTTTGCCATGCTGGCCTCCACGCTCACGGGCTGCCAGATTGCCGGCGATATTTTTAAAGGTGGCATGTGGATTGGCGCCATCGGCGTCTTTATCGTAGTCGCCATTATCTGGTGGCTGGTTAGCAAAATGGGCGGCGGCAACAACACCCCGAGCTAACGGCCTGGCTACTTCAACAAAAAGGCGCGGCTCCGAACGGAGCCGCGCCTTTTTGCTGAAGCGCTTTGAAATATAGAAAAAATTTAATATTTAGCCTTGCTCCGACCTTTTGGTCGGCATGGTGCCGATGATGTGGTCCCAGAGCGTGCTGCTTACGCCGAAGGCAATCTCATCCTGGCGGTAGTGGTGCTGGGCGTGGTGCGTCCACCACACCTTGAGGAAGTTTTTCGGGGGAGCGTATACGTGAATGGCGTAGTGCACAAACAGATACAGTGCGTAGCCAAACGTGAAGCCGGCCAGAATACCGAAAGCCCAGGTGCCGAAGACAACCCGGAAAATAAAGAACAGCAGTGAGGCTACGAACACCGTGATAATGGGCGGCATGGCCAGACGGGTTTCATCTTTAGGGTACTCATGATGCACGCCGTGCATGGTGTACTGAAACTTGGCCCGCCCCGGCGTGGTGGCTGGAATGTGGTACACGTAGCGGTGCACCAGGTACTCAACGAAGCTGAACAGAAACCAGCCGCCCAGAAACAGCCCCAGTGCCGACACGCCCGACAAAAAGCCGTGCGTGAAGCCGTAGTACAGGCTGATAAGCGCCGTCAGGACGAAAATGCTGACCGGCAGCGCGATGTGGGTGTGCGAAAGCCGCTCCAGCACCGGGTTTTTAAACAGTTGAGCCGAGCCTTTATGCTTGGGTCGAACCGGCGCAGCAGCCGGCCTAGCGGGCCGGTCGGTAACAGTGTTCATCTCCATAGGAAAGCGAATAGTATCTGATAACAAGCAGCAAATTTACGCCCTGTCCGGCGTTTGAGTTGGGCCGGGTACGAAGCCGGCCTGAGTTAGCGCCGCCGCAGTAGCCGCCGCCGTGGCCACGCCGGCCAGGCGCAGATGCGCCTGGCCGTAAAACCGCTCACGGGCCGCCAGGGTTCGCTGTAGGTGCGCAAAAAGAGCAGCGCCCGGCGTTTGGGCGGGCTGAAGCGCCGCCGCCAGCAGTGGCCGGCGGTTGCTGCTGGCGGCCAGGCGGCGCACCAACTCGGGCAGCGGCACATCGAGCCAGAGCAAAAAGCCGCTGTTGCGCAGCACCGCTAAATTGTCGTGAAAGCAGGGCGTGCCGCCGCCCGTAGCCACTACCAGGGCCTCGGGCCGGGCCGCCACGGCCCGCAGGGCAGCCGCTTCGCGCTTGCGAAAGCCGTCCTCGCCTTCGGCCTCAAAGATGGCGGGTACCGACCGGCCGGCCCGCGCCACAATCTCAGCATCGAGGTCCAGAAAGCCCCGGCCGTAGCGGGCCGCCAGCTGGCTGCCCAGCGTGGTTTTGCCCGAGCCCGGCAAGCCAATGAGGTAGAGGTGGTGCATGCTTACTTAATTTATCCTAACGCGCGGGTCGAGCAGCGCATAGAGCATATCGACGGCAATATTAACCAGCACGAAGATGGCGGCCACGAACAAGGTAGCGCCCATCACCACCGGAAAGTCGAGGTTTTCAACGGCGCGTAAGGTGGTAGTACCCAGGCCTTTCCAGTTGAAGATATATTCAATAAAAAAGGCCCCGGCCATGAGCGAGGCCAACCAGCCCGATACGGCCGTTACCACCGGGTTCAGGGCGTTGCGCAGGGCGTGGCGCCACACCGTGCGGCCGGGGCTCAGGCCCTTGGCGCGGGCCGTGCGAATATAGTCCTGGCTTAATACATCGAGCATACTGGAGCGCGTGAGCTGCATAATGATAGCCAGCGGCCGCACGCCCAGGGCAAGGGCCGGCAGCAGCAGGTTGCGCAGCACCAGGTGGCGCTCGGCCGTAAACGGGTCGGTTTCGTAGAGCTGGCCGGTCAGGCTCAGGCCGGTCCAGTGGCTCCAGTAAAAGCCGAAGCTGACCGCGATAAGAATAGCCGCCACAAACGAGGGCACCGAAATACCCAGCACCGACGTGGTAACCAGGGTGCGGTCGAGCCACGACTGCGGCCGCAGCGCGGCCGCCACGCCCAGCCCGATGCCGCCCACGGCCGCCAGCACCATTGCCGCCACGGCCAGCCACAGCGTACCCGGAAAGCGGTTGAGCAACAGCGAAAGCACGTCCTGGTTGCTCTGAAACGAGCGCCGCAGGTAAGGCCATTTCAGTACGAGGGCGCGCTGCCGGCCCAGCGGCAGCAGGGCCACGCCGCCGTAGCGCGCCACGCCGGCCGAGTCGCGCCGGTGCACGCCCAGCGGCGAAGCATCGTTGAGATAGCCCAGCAGGCGCGCCGGTAGCGGCTGGTCGAGGCCAAGGTCGGCCGAAATTGCGGCTTTGGTGGCTACGTCCGAGCGCTGGCCCGCCAGCAGGGCGGCGGGGTCGCCGGGCAGCACATTAAACAGAAAAAAAACCGTGGTGGCCACGCCCACCAGCACGAGCAGGCCCTGACCCAGACGGCGCAGAAGAAAGGAGAGCATGGTTGATGACGTAGCGTGGACTCTGCGAGTCGGCGCGTGAGAAAGGTAGGGCGGAAGCGGATAGTGCCGATAACCCAACGCGCGGACTCGCAGAGTCTGCGCTACAGCTTACTGAAGCGCTTTCTCGACCTGGTAGAGGGCCGGAATATCGTGGTAATGGTATTTAGCTACAACGGTGCCGTTGTGCAGCACCAGCAGGCCGGGGTTGGAGCGGATGACGGACTTAAGCACCGTGGCATCGGCAAAGTAGAAGGGCGTGGCCAGGTTTACATCGTGCCGGAAGGAATCGAACTTGCCGGCCGCCGTGCTCGTGATGGTGAGCACGTCGATGTGCTTGCGCGATTTGGCCGCGGCGGCAAACAGCTGGTTGAACTGCTCAAAGCGCTCGCGGTCGGCCTTGTTGGTGTTTTGTACAATGAGAATGAGCTTGTTGCCGGTCAGCACCTGCTTGGTGACGTCGTTGCCGTCGGGGTCGGAGATGACAAAGTCGGTAATGGCGGGCGTCGAGGCCTGCGGATTGAGCACCGTCATGCTCTTGTACTTCCAGGTCGAGTCGGTTGGAAACTGCTCGGTTTCGAGCGTTTTGCCGCCGCGCTCAAAGGTGTAGCGGTAGCGCGGCGCCTCCGCAGGCTTCATGAGCTGCGGAATGTTGTTGCCAACTTTATAAGGCAGGAAGTCGAAATACGGCAGGTGCCCCAGGGCCCGCACGCCAATGCCGATAGCCAGGGCGCTGGCAAAAGTCATGGCCATGAGGGCCGGCATGCCGCGCAAAAATGAATGGCGCAGGTGCTGCTGGTTGAAGAATACCACTGCCCACAACACCAGCAGCAGCAGGTCTTTGAAAAACGACGTCCAGGGCTTGAGCTTGATAAAATCGCCGAAGCAGCCGCAGTCGGTTACCTTATTAAAAGCGGCCGAATAAAACGTCAGAAACGCAAAAAACACGAGCAGGGCCAGCAGCGCATACAGCGTTTGGCGCAGGTACCAGCGCAGCAGCAGCGCCGTGCCCAGTATCACTTCGAGCGAGCTGAGGGCTATGCTCAGGAAGCGGCTGGCATCGTGCAGGTAGTCGAAAAGCCAGCCAAGGGCGGGCACATCGCCGGCGAATACCTCAAAGTATTCTTCGAGCTTGTAGGCCGTGCCCACCGGGTCGTTGAGCTTGATAAGGCCCGAGAAAATAAACAAAATGCCCAGCAGCGCCCAGCACAGGCGGGTAACTTGGCGCATCGGCGTTGGCAGCGAAATCTTCATAGCGTTAAAACAAAGGTCATGAGGCCCCGGCCCCCTTACGCGGGAGCGTCGGTGCGGGCTGCTTCGCCGCGCAAAATGAGGGCAAACACGGCGTAGTTGAGCATGTCGCGGTAGCCGCCTTCTACGCTTTCGCTTACCAGCGCCGCGCCGCCGATGTTTTCGAGCTGCTTGATGCGGTGCAGCTTCATCAGAATGAGGTCGGTAATACTGCTCACGCGCATTTGCCGCCAGGCCTCGCCGTAGTCGTGGTTTTTGGCCAGCAGCAGCTCGCGGTTCAGGGCATTTTCGTGGTCATACGCGGCGGCCACCTGCGCAGGGGGCAAGTCCAGGGGCGCCTCGGCGGGCAGACGCAGCTGCATCAGGGCAATGAGGCAGTAGTTGATAATGGCAACAAACTCCTCGTCGATGCCATCGGCAATCTTTTGCGTGCCAGCTTCCTGAATCGTGCGGATGCGGTTGGCCTTGATAAAAAGCTGGTCCGTGACCGACGGTAGGCGCAGGATGCGCCACGCCGTGCCATAGTCGTGGGTCTTGGCCAGAAACAGCTCGCGGCAGCGGCTCAGAATAAGGTCGTAGTGCGCGGAGGTAGTTAAAGGCATAAGCTTCGGCTGGGGCGAAGGCAGTTGGGCACAAGCTACTGCCTGTGCAAAGTGGAAACCTCCGCAAGTTCGCCCGTAACGCCGGATATTTAACCCCTCGCTCTCGCTGCCCTGCCCACCCACCCCGCGCCTATGTTGCTGCAAAACGCACTGCCCCAGCAGTTCACTGCTACGCTGAAGAGTCCTCACGGCCGGCTGCTCGACCTGCGCCAGCCTCAGGTGATGGGTATTCTCAACGTGACGCCCGACTCATTCTACCCCGGCTCCCGGCTGGGTGCCGGCTCGGAGGCGGCGCTGCTGCACCGCGCTGAGCTGATGCTGGCAGCCGGCGCCGCCGCCCTCGATGTGGGCGGCTACAGCTCGCGGCCGGGCGCCGACGACATCAGCCCCGATGAAGAAAAAAGCCGCCTGCTGCCCGCGGTAGCGGCCCTGCGGCGCGAGTTTCCGCAGGCTTTTATCAGCGTCGATACCTTCCGGGCTGCCGTAGCCGCCGAGGCCGTGGCCACCGGTGCCGACCTGATAAATGACATTGGCGGCGGCACCCTCGATGCCGGCATGCTGCCCACGGTGGCCCGCCTGCGGGTGCCCTACTGCCTTATGCACCTGAAGGGCACGCCCCAAACCATGCGTAGCCTGGCGCACTACGAAGACGACCTGGTGCTGACGCTGCTGCGCTTTTTCCGCGACCAGCTCGCGGCCCTGCGCCAAGCGGCCAATGGCCAGCCCTTGCCCGACGTCCTGCTCGACCCCGGCTTCGGCTTTGCCAAAACGCCGGCCCACAACCACGAGCTGCTGCGCCGCCTGCCCGAGCTGCACCACCTGGGCTACGGTTTGCTGGTGGGCCTCTCGCGCAAGGCCATGGTGTATAAGCCGCTGGGCCTCGGCCCCGAAACTGCTCTCAATGGCACTACCGCCCTGCACGTGCTGGCCCTGCAGGGCGGGGCCCGGCTACTGCGCGTGCACGATGTGCCCGAGGCGCGGCAAACCATTGCGCTGGTAACGGGCGCGTAAGGCAGTGAAAATAAAAAGCAGCAAGAGAAGCAGTAAAATGAAAACGCGCTTTCTTTAGCAGGCGCAATACTTTTGCGGAAGCTCCTCCCGCCTCTCTGCTCCTTTCATCTCTTAGCTGCGATACTTGTCCCTTCCTTTTCCCCTTTACTTTTTACACGTAGGGCTGGCCGACGTAGCCGACGTGCTGCTCGTGACCTGGATGCTGTACCAGCTCTACAAGCTGCTGCGCGGCTCGGTGGCACTCAACGTCGCGCTCGGGCTGCTGAGTCTGTACCTGGTGTACCTGGTGGTAAGCGCGTTGGGACTGGGGCTGCTGACGGCTATTCTGGGGCAGTTTATGAGCGTAGGAGTGCTGGCCAGCATTATTTTATTTCAGCAGGAAATCCGGCGCTTTTTGCTGAATGTGGGGAAAGTAGCGATGGAAGGCGGCGGCCCGCTGGGCTGGTGGCGGCGCCCCAGCGGCCAGCCCACGGGCGCGCCCGGTGTGGGCGCCTTTGTAGAGGCCGCCAAAAGCCTGGCCAGCAAGGAAACCGGCGCCCTCATCTGCTTTACGCTCACTTCCGACCTCAGCGCCTATGCCGAGTCGGGCGACCGCCTCGATGCGGAGGCCAGCAAGCGCTTGCTACTTGCTATATTTAATAAAACCTCGCCCCTGCACGACGGGGCCGTGATAGTAGCGCAAGGCCGGCTGGTAGCGGCCCGCTGCATATTGCCCGTGAGCCAGAACCCCGAGGTGCCCGCCGCGCTGGGCCTGCGCCACCGCGCCGCCCTGGGGCTTACCGAGGCCACCGACGCCGTGGTGCTGGTGGTGAGCGAAGAAACCGGCCAGATGAGCCTCGTGCGCCACGGCGAAATATACCGAGGCCTGGCCGCCACCGAGCTCAAAGCCCGCCTGCAAGAGTGGCTGCTGGCCGCTCCCCAGCCGGCTTAGGCTATCGACAAGCCAATCGCTTTTCGCTCGGGTAATAAAAAGCTGGGGCCTTTGAAGGCAGTGGCTGGGCGTAGCTTTAGCTTATGGGCCAGGCCACTGACTTGCAGGCTTTTTACCAGGGGTGAAGGCATGCCGCACCAGTATACTTCGGTGCCCGCGCGCCGGCAGCAGGCATCGGCCCGCAGCAGGGCCTGCCTGCCCAGCGGGCTTAGCGAGTGCAGCTGCTGCGTGTCTATCCAGGCCTGGGTGGGGTGGCGCTCCAGCAGCTGCTGCACCGTGCTGAGTAAGTGCGTGGCATCGGTAGTGCTGGTGCAGCTGCCCCGCAGGCTCAGCCCCACGCATTGCCGGTGGCTACCAAAATGAATGGTAAGCGACCGAGAGGGCAAAATCAACAAAAAGAAAGCGTTATTCAT
The sequence above is drawn from the Hymenobacter baengnokdamensis genome and encodes:
- a CDS encoding STAS domain-containing protein, which gives rise to MNNAFFLLILPSRSLTIHFGSHRQCVGLSLRGSCTSTTDATHLLSTVQQLLERHPTQAWIDTQQLHSLSPLGRQALLRADACCRRAGTEVYWCGMPSPLVKSLQVSGLAHKLKLRPATAFKGPSFLLPERKAIGLSIA